In Candidatus Omnitrophota bacterium, the genomic stretch ACGGCGGGTTATGCCGTCGTTTTTTCTTTGTCGTATTTGTTCTTTCCCCTGAAAGTTCAGGCGCAAGGGGTTCCGGATTTCACGTCCTTACTCCTTCAGGGCGCCATAGCAACAGGTGGATTGACGGGCGCCATCGTCTTGATCGGCTGGTGGTTGAAGGCGGATGATATGGATATGGCGGCGCCGCCGATTCCGCCTGTTGCGCCATGAGGCCGCCTATGCGCTGCATCCCATTTGTTTTTGCAGTTTTTCTAGGATTCCTTCCTATCGTCCCGGCGCTGGCGCAAACGCCCAAAACCCACGATGACGCCCAGGCGCTCCGCAAACGGCTCGAAGAAGAGCGGCTGAAAATCCGAAGCCTCGAACAGAAAAAACGGACGCTGGAACAGACGATCGATTCGGAAAAACAAAGCCTGAAACGATATGACCGAATCTTGAGGGATTATCAATACAATTTAAAGGAAGCGCAAAAAGTCATCGACGCCGCCGATTCCGAGGTCCAGCAAATTACGGAACGCAGTCAAACTTGGGAATCCTTCTACCGGAAATGCGTCCGCGCCGCGTCCTCGCATTCTTTCCTATTAACGGCGGAGCCGTTTTCCCGCCGCCTCCAAAGAAATGCGATTCAGGAGGCGGGGGAAGATATCGCCCGCGCTCTTTTCCGAAATGTTCAAACCGAACAGCCGCGCTTGCAAGAACTGTTAACCGTCATTCAAGACAAAAGAGAATTGCAGGAACGCATTCTTAACCGTTATATGCCCGTCGATCTCTCTGCGAAAGAGACCAAGGAACAAAGGATCGGCGAGAAAGTAGAGGAAGCGGAAAAAACGAATTCCGACTACCAGGAACGCTTGCTCTCCATCGAGGAACTACAACGTCAACTGACGGCGTGGGAAGACCGCATCGCCGAAATCAATCGCAAGAGGATGTTGGAAGAGAAAAAAAAGCGGGAGGAACAAGCGCATCTCCTTGCTGAGCGGAAAAAACGGGAAGAACAGCAGCGGCTTTTGGCGCAACAACCGGCGAAGGTGA encodes the following:
- a CDS encoding peptidoglycan DD-metalloendopeptidase family protein → MRCIPFVFAVFLGFLPIVPALAQTPKTHDDAQALRKRLEEERLKIRSLEQKKRTLEQTIDSEKQSLKRYDRILRDYQYNLKEAQKVIDAADSEVQQITERSQTWESFYRKCVRAASSHSFLLTAEPFSRRLQRNAIQEAGEDIARALFRNVQTEQPRLQELLTVIQDKRELQERILNRYMPVDLSAKETKEQRIGEKVEEAEKTNSDYQERLLSIEELQRQLTAWEDRIAEINRKRMLEEKKKREEQAHLLAERKKREEQQRLLAQQPAKVNPQNPAEKKISAPKENAPPPESSPAVSSGRPFSQQQGNLPWPAKGAVIRPFGEYAYPQSNITMKSPGIDVRVQAGTPIKAVAEGEVLYAGDIPGFGQTVILAHEGNYLTVYGRVAETVSVNQSVSAGQVIGKAMGMENQTDYHFEIRQGKTALNPLQWLSR